Proteins encoded in a region of the Campylobacter geochelonis genome:
- a CDS encoding sugar ABC transporter substrate-binding protein: MKFKSLILATVLLATTLVAKDRLSIYFEAGAVGDSFSTVISNGAKAAAKDLDVDLKIYYSDWEPSKMVENFKNALATKPDGMVIMGHPGDELYAPLVEQAVKQGIVVTSVDTELLKTREEFASKGFGYVGSNNYESGKSMANEAIRVFGLKKGESVMIWGLLSQPIRGLRAKGMIEVFETNGIKVDYIEISPEINKDPSLGLSVFSAYVLKHTKTRLAIMDHGALTAQTPQFMKNLNLDKDKLNIAGFSLSPATVAGIKDGYIDLVGDAQPFVQGYLGVWQAVMSKKYAFSGFNIDTGGGFATKDNIKTIEPLIKNGIR; this comes from the coding sequence ATGAAATTTAAAAGTTTGATTTTAGCTACGGTTTTGTTAGCTACAACTTTGGTTGCAAAAGATAGACTTAGTATCTATTTTGAGGCTGGTGCGGTTGGGGACTCGTTTTCAACTGTTATATCAAATGGCGCAAAGGCTGCGGCTAAAGATTTGGATGTGGATTTAAAAATTTACTACTCTGATTGGGAGCCAAGCAAGATGGTTGAAAATTTCAAAAACGCGCTTGCTACAAAGCCAGATGGCATGGTTATCATGGGACATCCTGGCGATGAGCTTTATGCTCCGCTTGTAGAACAAGCCGTAAAGCAAGGTATCGTGGTAACTTCGGTTGATACTGAGCTTTTAAAAACTAGAGAGGAATTTGCGTCTAAAGGCTTTGGCTATGTTGGAAGTAACAACTACGAAAGTGGCAAATCTATGGCAAATGAAGCTATAAGAGTATTTGGGCTTAAAAAAGGCGAAAGCGTGATGATATGGGGGCTTTTAAGCCAGCCGATTCGTGGGTTAAGAGCTAAAGGCATGATAGAAGTTTTTGAAACAAATGGCATAAAGGTTGATTATATAGAAATCTCTCCAGAGATAAACAAAGACCCATCTTTGGGGCTTAGCGTGTTTAGTGCCTATGTTTTAAAACATACAAAAACAAGACTTGCTATAATGGATCATGGTGCATTAACAGCGCAAACTCCACAGTTTATGAAAAACTTAAATTTAGATAAAGACAAGCTTAATATCGCTGGTTTTTCACTCTCTCCTGCAACAGTTGCTGGGATAAAAGATGGCTATATCGACTTAGTTGGCGACGCGCAGCCGTTTGTGCAAGGATATCTTGGAGTATGGCAAGCTGTGATGAGTAAAAAATATGCATTTTCAGGTTTTAACATCGATACTGGCGGTGGATTTGCAACAAAAGATAACATAAAAACAATCGAGCCGCTTATAAAAAATGGCATTAGATAA
- a CDS encoding ATP-binding cassette domain-containing protein: protein MALDNIIKIKNAYKSFGKTEVLKGVDFSLKSGEIIALLGDNGAGKSTFIKCLCGYDKFDSVDGFEIDNKSINLAKFSLKQARNLGIEVVFQESTLGLSQEIYRNIFATRHITKFGLIDRKKEIEITEQILKEFLGFKGSGLNATSKALNLSGGEKQGLAIARAVYFNSKMLILDEPTTALGVNETSRVMGFIASLKEKNISVIIITHNLNHAYETCDKFVFLRDGVIKKELLKEQISNLDELYKAFYE, encoded by the coding sequence ATGGCATTAGATAATATTATAAAAATAAAAAACGCTTATAAAAGTTTTGGCAAAACAGAGGTTTTAAAAGGCGTTGATTTTAGTCTAAAAAGTGGCGAGATAATCGCCCTTTTAGGCGATAACGGTGCTGGAAAATCGACTTTTATAAAATGCCTTTGCGGATATGATAAATTCGATAGCGTAGATGGGTTTGAAATCGATAATAAAAGTATAAATTTAGCTAAATTTAGTCTAAAACAAGCTAGAAATTTAGGCATAGAAGTTGTCTTTCAAGAAAGTACACTAGGGCTATCTCAAGAAATTTATAGAAATATTTTCGCTACTCGCCACATAACCAAATTTGGGCTAATTGACAGAAAAAAAGAGATAGAGATAACAGAGCAAATTTTAAAAGAGTTTTTAGGTTTTAAGGGTTCTGGTTTAAACGCAACTTCAAAAGCGCTAAATTTAAGTGGTGGCGAAAAGCAAGGTTTAGCTATCGCAAGAGCGGTTTACTTTAACTCTAAAATGCTGATTTTAGATGAGCCAACAACTGCGCTTGGAGTGAATGAAACATCGCGTGTGATGGGGTTTATCGCTAGTTTAAAAGAGAAAAACATAAGCGTTATTATCATTACGCATAACTTAAATCACGCTTATGAAACCTGTGATAAATTTGTTTTTTTAAGAGATGGAGTGATAAAAAAAGAGCTTTTAAAAGAGCAAATTTCAAATTTAGATGAACTTTATAAGGCGTTTTATGAGTAG
- a CDS encoding acyl-CoA thioesterase — protein MLKTMGEPRIKIVAMPKDTNPAGNIFGGWILSQIDSAGAIAAREIAPERVVTIAMKEVVFKEPVFIGDLVSCHAKVTEVGKTSIKTVVEVTVERLTSEHTIMCTHVTTAEVTYVSVDRAGNKKIIDEDLKRLYGF, from the coding sequence ATGCTAAAAACAATGGGTGAACCACGCATAAAAATAGTTGCTATGCCAAAAGATACAAATCCAGCCGGAAATATTTTCGGTGGTTGGATACTCTCGCAAATCGATTCAGCAGGAGCTATAGCAGCTCGCGAAATCGCGCCAGAGCGAGTTGTGACAATAGCGATGAAAGAGGTTGTTTTTAAAGAACCGGTTTTTATTGGAGATTTAGTAAGTTGCCATGCAAAGGTGACTGAAGTTGGAAAAACTTCTATAAAAACAGTTGTCGAAGTTACGGTTGAAAGGCTTACTAGCGAGCATACGATAATGTGCACTCACGTAACGACAGCCGAAGTTACATACGTAAGCGTAGATCGCGCGGGAAATAAAAAAATCATAGATGAAGACTTAAAAAGGCTTTATGGTTTTTAA
- the ciaB gene encoding invasion protein CiaB, which translates to MNNFKKLLEYVNENKNELNELYEDLENDYVKKGLEICKFKGTKSQRIAILRRIVDLKVDPLLQEFKKAKYDEKLTLELRDKMYDFTALIHEGLHRKLITKATNNKILSEYNLALIAGVHKIGLVINKMQKEWQHIVIDENSKKFAKMPSARKFIQDNELYQKTPRGDVCDRSYGVVVFDKDGAKFQPYANVFLEDTKELEQCFDALIEHLDMLAISGEEKEYIEYFKKLKIAFLQTDNKKMIASWRDAEMVWMNVKSPLQVGHPLEYYEDAYTHAVALEWDIRLKEDSEFDEVKFKDEIKDSFNSVYKKIGANDAIMHSVVNSNIDKTQLYISTPMIYYGAELEGLFSAQVVPNDEFVSANSGKKIFAFVKHVYQSAKSKPFMRISSEIFEKQYLDYGREILFCKPEIWEKVYEVSTIGHEFGHLFFIDEESETLMNKSGVFKFIEEYKATTGGLINFFYHEDEALKLPVFDELIRRSVGLIAWQKVEHVRAYYCEGLIHLTLLFESGVLKFDKEKLHVKFDLDGYEKFKLACIKNYEALATFYYYKKDAAIFLDGFCELKDGIYLPNNKEAREFVEYFHNLYEEIGNETSDEEQKQEWISKIS; encoded by the coding sequence ATGAATAATTTTAAAAAACTTTTAGAATATGTAAATGAGAACAAAAACGAGCTAAACGAGCTTTATGAAGATCTTGAAAACGACTATGTTAAAAAAGGTCTTGAAATCTGTAAATTCAAAGGTACAAAATCACAAAGAATAGCCATTTTAAGACGGATTGTGGATTTAAAAGTTGATCCTTTGCTTCAAGAGTTTAAAAAGGCAAAATATGATGAAAAACTTACCTTAGAACTTCGCGATAAGATGTATGATTTCACGGCTTTGATTCACGAAGGGCTTCACAGAAAGCTTATCACAAAAGCGACAAATAACAAAATTTTAAGCGAATATAACTTAGCTTTGATTGCTGGGGTGCATAAAATCGGCTTAGTGATAAATAAAATGCAAAAAGAGTGGCAACACATTGTGATAGATGAAAACTCTAAAAAATTTGCCAAAATGCCAAGTGCTAGAAAATTTATCCAAGATAACGAGCTGTATCAAAAAACTCCAAGGGGAGATGTTTGTGATAGAAGTTATGGCGTTGTTGTTTTTGATAAAGATGGTGCGAAATTCCAGCCTTACGCGAATGTTTTTCTTGAAGACACAAAAGAGCTAGAGCAATGCTTTGATGCGTTAATAGAGCATTTAGACATGCTAGCTATAAGTGGTGAGGAAAAAGAGTATATAGAGTATTTTAAAAAGCTTAAAATCGCATTTTTACAAACAGATAACAAAAAGATGATAGCTTCATGGCGAGATGCTGAGATGGTCTGGATGAACGTAAAATCCCCACTTCAAGTAGGTCATCCACTTGAATACTACGAAGACGCCTACACTCACGCAGTCGCCTTAGAATGGGATATAAGACTTAAAGAAGATAGCGAGTTTGATGAGGTTAAATTTAAAGATGAGATTAAAGATAGTTTTAACAGCGTTTATAAAAAAATCGGTGCAAATGACGCTATAATGCACTCAGTCGTAAACTCAAACATAGATAAAACTCAGCTTTATATCTCAACTCCGATGATTTACTATGGAGCTGAACTTGAGGGGCTTTTTAGCGCGCAAGTTGTGCCAAATGATGAGTTTGTGAGCGCAAATTCTGGTAAGAAAATTTTTGCTTTTGTAAAGCATGTTTATCAAAGTGCCAAATCAAAGCCTTTTATGCGTATAAGTAGTGAGATTTTTGAAAAACAGTATTTAGACTATGGTAGAGAAATTCTCTTTTGTAAGCCTGAAATTTGGGAAAAAGTTTATGAGGTAAGCACGATAGGACATGAGTTTGGACATCTGTTTTTTATAGATGAAGAGAGTGAAACTTTGATGAATAAAAGCGGGGTTTTTAAATTTATCGAAGAGTACAAAGCGACAACTGGCGGGCTTATAAATTTCTTTTATCATGAAGATGAAGCGCTTAAACTACCTGTTTTTGATGAGTTGATTCGCCGAAGTGTTGGGCTTATAGCGTGGCAAAAAGTCGAGCATGTAAGGGCGTATTACTGTGAGGGACTTATACATTTGACGCTTCTTTTTGAAAGTGGAGTTTTGAAATTTGATAAAGAGAAGCTACACGTTAAATTCGATCTTGATGGATATGAGAAATTTAAACTTGCTTGCATTAAAAACTATGAAGCGCTAGCTACTTTTTACTACTATAAAAAAGATGCGGCGATATTTTTAGATGGTTTTTGTGAGTTAAAAGATGGAATTTATCTGCCAAATAACAAAGAGGCGCGAGAATTTGTCGAGTATTTTCACAATCTTTATGAAGAGATTGGCAATGAAACAAGCGATGAGGAGCAAAAGCAAGAGTGGATTAGTAAGATAAGCTAA
- a CDS encoding Crp/Fnr family transcriptional regulator codes for MLKDADRVFLEEKFLSKFDFSGEDREKVIKNCKNKFMKKDEILYQDNEGYYGYIIIKNGILRAYVTSNTLKEITIFRVKSGEECILSSNYTTTSFGKELNFQIEECCEFLFIPMQIYQELKEKYPSVTNHTLKLISKKFSSVIEVIEQALFLPLSDRIRIFLEQNCKNKTIKITHEQLANHLGSAREAISRTLKDMEKSGEIERKRGFITILSSDFKRN; via the coding sequence ATGCTCAAAGATGCAGACAGAGTTTTTTTAGAGGAGAAATTTTTATCTAAATTTGATTTTAGTGGTGAAGACAGAGAAAAAGTCATAAAAAATTGTAAAAATAAATTTATGAAAAAAGATGAGATATTATATCAAGATAATGAAGGCTACTACGGTTATATCATAATAAAAAATGGAATTTTAAGAGCATACGTTACATCAAATACCCTAAAAGAGATAACGATTTTTAGGGTAAAAAGTGGCGAGGAGTGCATACTTTCTTCAAACTATACAACAACATCTTTTGGAAAAGAGCTTAACTTTCAGATAGAAGAGTGTTGCGAGTTTTTATTTATACCAATGCAAATTTATCAAGAATTAAAAGAAAAATACCCATCTGTCACGAACCACACTTTAAAACTTATATCAAAAAAATTTAGCTCGGTCATAGAGGTGATTGAGCAAGCGCTCTTTTTGCCACTTTCTGATAGGATACGCATTTTTTTAGAGCAAAATTGTAAAAACAAAACGATAAAAATCACGCACGAACAGCTAGCAAATCATCTTGGAAGCGCAAGAGAAGCGATATCTAGAACACTAAAAGATATGGAAAAATCTGGAGAAATAGAGAGAAAACGAGGATTTATAACTATACTTTCTAGTGATTTTAAACGGAATTAA
- a CDS encoding EI24 domain-containing protein: MIGIFRLSLKDFLTRKFILLSILPFLVAVVLLGGFMIFGGKELFDTLSLGAQSGDFSFLDESEYPWLAKALTFGLTKWIISALFYVAGTFLVLMLSVFIALGVAGFLTPIVAKELNLRHYNLVKESEPSFWRVMKLMGIELVKFIVILLICLPLLFIPVINLFAINIPFFYLYYKFLLVDVASNALDKTKFELAYKKGGGYGFIFACIVFYILCLVPFVGLFFQLFFVIYLTHILYSKERKNSLKY, from the coding sequence ATGATAGGAATTTTTAGACTCTCTTTAAAAGATTTTTTAACGCGTAAATTTATACTTTTATCGATTTTACCGTTTTTAGTGGCGGTTGTGTTGCTTGGCGGGTTTATGATATTTGGCGGAAAAGAGCTGTTTGATACGCTAAGTCTTGGCGCACAAAGCGGGGATTTTTCGTTTTTAGATGAGAGCGAGTATCCGTGGCTAGCAAAGGCGCTAACTTTTGGGCTAACTAAATGGATAATCTCAGCGCTTTTTTATGTCGCTGGAACCTTTTTAGTGCTTATGCTCTCTGTTTTTATCGCACTTGGCGTGGCTGGATTTTTAACTCCGATAGTCGCAAAAGAGCTAAATTTGCGACATTACAACCTTGTTAAAGAGAGCGAGCCGAGTTTTTGGCGTGTGATGAAGCTTATGGGGATTGAGCTGGTTAAATTTATAGTGATTTTGCTGATTTGCTTGCCGCTTTTATTTATCCCAGTTATAAATTTATTTGCTATCAATATCCCGTTTTTCTATCTTTATTATAAATTTCTTCTTGTTGATGTAGCTTCAAATGCTCTTGATAAAACTAAATTTGAACTAGCTTATAAAAAAGGCGGCGGTTATGGTTTTATTTTTGCGTGCATTGTCTTTTATATACTTTGTTTAGTGCCATTTGTTGGGCTTTTTTTCCAACTTTTTTTCGTTATATATCTAACCCATATTTTGTATTCAAAAGAGCGAAAAAACAGCTTGAAATACTAA
- a CDS encoding ferritin family protein, translating into MRQYESYKCPKCGNVVEVQEVGGGVLTCCGEEMVCITENLTAVNLMKAFAGESQARNKYDLYADLAKEAGYHAIAKHFYEAAENEKWHARAEFKAYHQLVNDPIDKMDKNLLDAAAGERYEHETMYPDFEAIAKEEKLNDIARLFRAIGKVEVEHEREYLALKDMLDKEGFFESEDEDIWVCEICGHVHRGKKAPGACPLCKAPQEYFKREFLG; encoded by the coding sequence ATGAGACAGTACGAGAGTTACAAATGCCCAAAATGCGGTAACGTAGTTGAGGTTCAAGAAGTTGGCGGCGGAGTTTTAACCTGTTGTGGCGAAGAGATGGTTTGCATCACTGAGAATTTAACTGCTGTGAATTTGATGAAAGCGTTTGCAGGAGAGTCTCAAGCTAGAAACAAGTATGATTTATACGCAGATCTTGCTAAAGAGGCTGGATATCACGCTATCGCAAAACATTTTTATGAAGCAGCAGAAAATGAAAAATGGCACGCAAGAGCCGAGTTTAAAGCATATCATCAACTAGTTAATGATCCAATCGATAAAATGGATAAAAACCTACTAGATGCAGCAGCTGGCGAAAGATACGAGCATGAGACTATGTATCCGGACTTTGAAGCAATCGCAAAAGAGGAGAAGCTAAACGATATCGCTAGACTTTTTAGAGCTATCGGCAAGGTTGAAGTTGAGCATGAAAGAGAGTATCTAGCGCTTAAAGATATGCTTGATAAAGAGGGATTTTTTGAGAGCGAAGATGAAGATATATGGGTTTGCGAGATTTGTGGACACGTTCACAGAGGCAAAAAAGCTCCAGGCGCTTGCCCGCTTTGTAAAGCGCCACAAGAGTACTTTAAACGAGAGTTTTTAGGCTAA
- the dut gene encoding dUTPase, whose protein sequence is MNPQEKLKDMFVMQQRLNDETNGIGWENGYAKNGKLINWKRCIYMECAELIESFSWKHWKSINAPTNAENVAVEIVDIWHFLMSLVLEQTYTYKDIDTVVNDVASVSGFGDFCIDAYDISEYSIYEIINDIEVIIHDCSGFNYELHNLLTNYFRVALKCGVNLHNLYEIYIAKNVLNKFRQDNGYQDGSYQKIWNGKEDNVVMSEILACGGLNSQEIYERLEVEYKKIK, encoded by the coding sequence ATGAACCCGCAAGAAAAACTAAAAGATATGTTTGTTATGCAACAACGCCTAAATGACGAGACAAACGGCATTGGATGGGAAAACGGATATGCAAAAAACGGCAAGTTGATAAACTGGAAAAGATGTATTTATATGGAGTGCGCTGAGCTGATTGAGAGCTTTTCGTGGAAGCATTGGAAAAGCATAAATGCACCAACAAATGCCGAAAATGTCGCAGTTGAAATCGTTGATATATGGCACTTTTTGATGAGTTTGGTTTTAGAGCAAACTTACACATATAAAGATATTGATACGGTTGTAAACGACGTGGCGTCAGTTAGCGGTTTTGGCGACTTTTGTATAGATGCGTATGATATCAGCGAGTATAGTATTTATGAGATAATTAACGATATTGAGGTGATTATACATGATTGTAGTGGGTTTAACTACGAGCTTCACAACCTGCTTACAAACTACTTTAGAGTTGCGCTTAAGTGTGGCGTAAATCTGCATAATCTTTATGAAATTTACATCGCAAAAAACGTTTTAAACAAATTTAGACAAGATAACGGTTATCAAGATGGAAGTTATCAAAAAATTTGGAATGGCAAGGAAGATAACGTTGTTATGAGTGAGATTTTGGCGTGCGGTGGGCTAAATTCGCAAGAAATTTATGAAAGATTAGAAGTTGAGTATAAAAAGATAAAATGA